One genomic region from Saprospiraceae bacterium encodes:
- a CDS encoding SRPBCC family protein — MNAKIDKTIIVNHPINTVWELLINPEKIVSCVPGASLTSKESDTEYKGQVEFKMGPVKAKYDGLVTFLTRDAETKKLSLKGLGLESKGKGNAEMQMDAALNEVDAGTEISLTMDINVSGMMAQFGSRLINDVSNQLLDQFGKNLEAQLAGGEVDKDVHTGSIIGSVVKGLFK; from the coding sequence ATGAATGCAAAAATCGACAAAACCATCATCGTCAATCATCCGATAAATACGGTATGGGAACTTCTCATCAACCCGGAAAAAATCGTCAGTTGTGTGCCTGGAGCTTCGCTCACTTCAAAAGAAAGTGATACAGAATACAAGGGGCAGGTAGAATTTAAAATGGGCCCTGTAAAAGCAAAATACGATGGTCTCGTCACTTTTCTAACCAGAGATGCTGAGACTAAAAAGCTTTCGCTAAAAGGACTAGGCCTTGAAAGTAAAGGTAAAGGCAATGCAGAAATGCAAATGGATGCAGCGCTTAACGAAGTAGATGCCGGTACTGAAATCAGTCTAACCATGGACATTAATGTATCTGGTATGATGGCCCAGTTTGGATCAAGACTGATCAATGATGTCTCCAATCAATTATTAGATCAGTTTGGTAAAAACTTAGAAGCTCAGCTGGCTGGTGGCGAGGTGGATAAAGATGTACATACCGGATCCATCATTGGAAGTGTAGTCAAAGGATTGTTTAAATAA
- a CDS encoding MoxR family ATPase, whose protein sequence is MNNSNIDSPESIIESLFNDSYVADPDLAVVLYLVLKLNKPLLVEGPPGVGKTEIGLALSRLLNAPLIRLQCYEGLDINNAVYEWNYQKQLLSIKLLEQSGSSLREKENIIFSDDYILKRPLLQAITESTQAPVLLIDEIDRADEEFEAYLLELLSAYQISIPELGTIKATHKPIVILTSNRTRELSDALKRRCLYHWIDFPSKEKEMKIIEKRLPGIENELLQQVVNCVQILRTKQLAKQPGISETLDWAESLVALGYRNLNTKAFEETLGVLLKSKEDIKLVSEAGVESFVQ, encoded by the coding sequence ATGAATAATTCAAACATAGACTCACCGGAATCCATCATCGAATCTCTCTTCAATGATTCCTATGTAGCAGATCCCGATCTGGCGGTAGTCCTGTATTTGGTATTAAAACTCAACAAACCATTACTTGTCGAAGGGCCCCCTGGAGTAGGAAAAACAGAAATAGGGCTAGCATTGTCCCGATTGTTAAACGCACCATTGATTCGCCTACAATGTTATGAAGGACTTGATATCAACAATGCCGTCTATGAATGGAATTATCAAAAACAATTACTCAGCATTAAACTTTTAGAGCAGTCCGGATCAAGTCTCAGAGAAAAAGAAAACATCATTTTCTCTGATGATTACATTCTCAAAAGACCCTTGCTACAAGCCATTACCGAATCAACACAAGCTCCTGTATTGTTGATCGATGAGATAGATCGCGCCGATGAAGAATTCGAAGCCTATCTCCTTGAATTATTGTCTGCTTATCAAATCAGTATACCAGAACTAGGCACCATCAAAGCCACCCACAAGCCCATTGTCATCCTTACTTCCAATCGCACCCGCGAACTCAGCGATGCGCTTAAACGTAGATGTCTGTATCATTGGATCGATTTCCCTTCCAAGGAAAAAGAAATGAAGATCATAGAAAAAAGATTGCCAGGCATCGAAAATGAACTCTTGCAGCAAGTGGTCAATTGTGTCCAAATTTTGAGAACTAAACAATTGGCCAAACAACCCGGCATCTCTGAGACTTTAGACTGGGCAGAATCTTTAGTGGCACTCGGATATCGGAATCTCAATACCAAGGCATTTGAAGAGACCCTTGGTGTATTGCTAAAGTCTAAAGAGGATATAAAATTAGTTAGCGAAGCTGGAGTGGAATCATTTGTACAATAA